Proteins co-encoded in one Opitutus terrae PB90-1 genomic window:
- the ahcY gene encoding adenosylhomocysteinase: MATAAAPQSATYRVKDISLADWGRKEISIAEHEMPGLMAVRKKFGPVKPLAGVRITGSLHMTIQTAVLIETLRELGADVRWASCNIFSTQDHAAAAIAKAGVPVFAWKGETLEEYWDMTLNAISFPGGKGPQLVVDDGGDVTLLIHKGCELEEGSDWANTASASHEEQVIKDLLKRVHAQDPLFWTKMAKEWRGVSEETTTGVHRLYQMLEKGKLRVPAINVNDSVTKSKFDNLYGCRESLADGLKRATDVMIAGKVACVCGYGDVGKGSSHSLRGFGARVIVTEVDPINALQAAMEGFEVNTVESTLGVADLYVTTTGNRDIITLEHMRKMKDQAIVCNIGHFDNEIQVDRLNASDAKRTNVKPQYDLYTFPGGPSIYLLAEGRLVNLGCATGHPSFVMSNSFTNQTLAQIDLWKNRDTYAIGVYRLPKHLDEEVARLHLEKIGAKLTKLTSEQAAYLGVPVEGPYKPDHYRY; the protein is encoded by the coding sequence ATGGCCACTGCCGCCGCCCCGCAATCCGCCACCTATCGCGTCAAAGATATTTCGCTCGCCGATTGGGGGCGGAAGGAAATCTCGATCGCCGAGCACGAGATGCCCGGCCTCATGGCCGTGCGCAAAAAATTCGGCCCGGTCAAACCGCTCGCGGGGGTGCGCATCACGGGCTCGCTGCACATGACGATCCAAACCGCCGTCTTGATCGAGACGCTGCGCGAGTTGGGCGCCGACGTGCGCTGGGCGTCGTGTAACATCTTCTCAACCCAGGACCACGCGGCCGCGGCGATCGCGAAGGCCGGCGTGCCGGTCTTTGCCTGGAAGGGCGAGACGCTCGAGGAGTATTGGGACATGACGCTCAACGCGATCTCGTTCCCCGGCGGCAAGGGCCCGCAACTGGTCGTCGACGACGGCGGCGATGTGACGCTGCTGATCCACAAGGGCTGCGAACTCGAGGAGGGGAGCGATTGGGCAAACACGGCCTCAGCCTCCCACGAAGAGCAGGTGATCAAGGATCTGCTCAAGCGCGTGCACGCGCAGGATCCGCTGTTTTGGACCAAGATGGCGAAGGAGTGGCGCGGCGTGTCGGAAGAAACCACGACGGGCGTCCACCGGCTTTATCAGATGCTGGAGAAGGGCAAGCTCCGCGTGCCGGCGATCAACGTCAACGACTCGGTCACGAAGTCGAAGTTCGACAATCTTTACGGTTGCCGCGAGTCGCTCGCCGACGGACTCAAGCGCGCGACCGACGTGATGATCGCGGGCAAGGTCGCGTGCGTCTGCGGCTACGGCGACGTCGGCAAAGGCTCGTCGCATTCACTGCGCGGATTCGGCGCTCGCGTGATCGTCACTGAAGTCGATCCGATCAACGCCCTGCAGGCGGCGATGGAGGGCTTCGAGGTCAACACCGTGGAGAGCACGCTTGGCGTCGCCGACCTCTACGTCACCACCACGGGCAATCGCGACATCATCACGCTGGAGCACATGCGGAAGATGAAGGACCAGGCGATTGTCTGTAACATCGGCCATTTCGACAACGAGATCCAGGTCGACCGGCTCAACGCGTCGGACGCAAAGCGGACCAACGTGAAGCCGCAATACGACCTGTACACGTTCCCCGGCGGTCCGAGCATTTATCTGCTCGCGGAAGGCCGGCTGGTGAACCTCGGTTGCGCGACCGGCCATCCCTCGTTCGTGATGTCGAACAGCTTCACGAACCAGACGCTCGCCCAGATCGATCTCTGGAAGAATCGCGACACCTACGCGATCGGCGTTTACCGACTGCCGAAGCACCTCGACGAGGAGGTGGCGCGGCTGCACCTCGAGAAGATCGGCGCGAAGCTGACGAAGCTCACCTCCGAGCAGGCGGCTTATCTCGGCGTGCCGGTTGAGGGACCCTACAAGCCGGATCACTACCGGTACTGA
- the metK gene encoding methionine adenosyltransferase, giving the protein MANTFVFSSESVGEGHPDKVADLISDSVLDACLAQDPTSRVACETLVKSNHVVIAGEITTKAKINYDQVVRDAVRDIGYVNDDDVFHADKIFITNLITRQSPDIAQGVDARAADGKATAEQGAGDQGLMFGYACNETPEMMPTAIMFAHRLGRELTKLRKSGVVSWLRPDAKSQVSVRYENDKPIKVENVVISTQHTPHVQHGAIREFLIENVIKRVIPAAMMDAQTSFYINPTGRFVVGGPEGDSGLTGRKIIVDTYGGWGRHGGGAFSGKDPSKVDRSAAYMCRWVAKNIVASGLAEICELQVAYAIGYPEPVSIWVDAMGTAKVPEEKISAAVRKVFSFKPAAIVKQLDLLRPIYRATTNYGHFGKDELPWEKTNQIEALRAAVK; this is encoded by the coding sequence ATGGCCAACACATTCGTCTTCTCCTCGGAGTCGGTGGGCGAGGGGCATCCCGACAAGGTCGCGGATCTGATCTCGGACAGCGTGCTCGACGCCTGCCTCGCGCAGGATCCGACGAGCCGCGTCGCGTGCGAAACGCTCGTGAAGAGCAACCACGTGGTGATCGCGGGCGAGATCACGACGAAGGCGAAGATCAACTATGACCAGGTCGTGCGCGACGCCGTGCGCGACATCGGTTATGTGAACGACGACGACGTGTTTCACGCCGACAAGATTTTCATCACGAACCTGATCACGCGGCAGTCGCCGGATATCGCGCAGGGCGTCGACGCCCGCGCCGCCGACGGCAAGGCCACCGCGGAGCAGGGCGCCGGCGACCAGGGCCTGATGTTCGGCTACGCCTGCAATGAAACGCCGGAGATGATGCCGACCGCGATCATGTTCGCCCACCGCCTCGGGCGGGAGCTGACGAAGCTGCGCAAATCCGGCGTCGTGTCGTGGCTCCGGCCGGACGCGAAATCGCAGGTCTCGGTGCGCTACGAGAACGACAAGCCCATCAAGGTGGAGAACGTGGTCATCTCCACGCAGCACACGCCCCACGTGCAGCACGGCGCCATTCGCGAGTTTCTGATCGAAAACGTGATCAAGCGCGTGATTCCCGCCGCCATGATGGACGCGCAGACGAGCTTCTACATCAACCCGACCGGCCGGTTCGTCGTGGGCGGGCCCGAAGGCGATTCGGGCCTGACCGGCCGAAAGATCATCGTGGACACCTACGGCGGCTGGGGCCGCCACGGTGGCGGCGCGTTTTCGGGCAAGGATCCTTCCAAGGTCGATCGCTCGGCCGCCTACATGTGCCGTTGGGTCGCCAAAAACATCGTGGCCTCCGGGCTCGCGGAGATCTGTGAGTTGCAGGTGGCCTACGCGATCGGCTACCCGGAGCCGGTGTCGATCTGGGTCGATGCGATGGGCACCGCGAAAGTGCCGGAGGAGAAAATCTCCGCGGCCGTCCGCAAGGTTTTCAGCTTCAAACCCGCCGCGATCGTCAAGCAACTCGATCTGCTCCGGCCGATCTACCGCGCGACGACCAACTACGGCCACTTCGGCAAGGACGAACTGCCGTGGGAAAAAACCAATCAGATCGAGGCGCTCCGCGCCGCGGTGAAATAA
- a CDS encoding hybrid sensor histidine kinase/response regulator: MSQPLPAPELKDRKILVVDDDRLNIRILSGILKTQGYALADADSGERALELYPEFRPDLVLLDVVMPGLNGFETCRKLKDTYGDACAPIVFITAKNESDDVVEGFSAGGVDYLPKPFQAKEVLVRIQTHLRNQLLTEQQKSLVDQLSKANAAKNKFLGMAAHDLRNPLASIRGLAEFLRDGVVGPLSADQLDLVQTIHAASQSMLTMVNELLDVATIEAGELKIDPAQHNLGDLIEKAVYLANIDAAKKNTRIEITPPASPLYPSFDPAKMQQVVDNLLSNAVKYSPPGSRITVVLHGDGRECSFGVKDQGPGIPENERDRLFKDFGRLSVKPTGGEKSTGLGLAICRKITEAHHGSITAANLPGGGCEFRVTLPLPA, translated from the coding sequence ATGTCGCAACCTCTCCCAGCCCCCGAATTGAAGGACCGCAAGATCCTCGTCGTCGACGACGACCGCCTCAACATCCGGATCCTCAGCGGCATCCTGAAGACGCAAGGCTACGCCCTGGCAGACGCGGACTCGGGCGAACGCGCGCTGGAGCTCTATCCCGAGTTCCGGCCCGATCTCGTCCTGCTCGACGTCGTGATGCCCGGGCTGAACGGCTTCGAAACGTGCCGGAAGCTGAAGGACACTTATGGCGACGCCTGCGCGCCGATCGTCTTCATCACGGCCAAGAACGAATCGGACGACGTCGTCGAGGGTTTCTCGGCCGGCGGCGTCGATTACCTGCCAAAGCCTTTCCAGGCGAAGGAGGTGTTGGTGCGGATTCAAACGCATCTGCGCAACCAGCTTCTGACCGAGCAGCAGAAGAGTCTCGTCGATCAGCTGAGCAAGGCCAACGCCGCGAAAAACAAATTCCTCGGCATGGCCGCGCACGACCTCCGCAATCCCCTGGCCTCGATCCGCGGGCTGGCGGAGTTCCTGCGCGACGGCGTCGTCGGTCCGCTCAGCGCGGATCAGCTGGATCTGGTGCAGACGATTCACGCCGCGAGCCAGTCGATGCTGACGATGGTCAACGAACTCCTCGATGTCGCCACCATCGAGGCGGGCGAACTGAAGATCGATCCGGCGCAACACAACCTGGGCGACCTGATCGAGAAGGCGGTTTACCTCGCGAACATCGACGCGGCCAAAAAGAATACGCGCATCGAGATCACGCCGCCGGCTTCGCCACTCTATCCGTCATTCGATCCGGCCAAGATGCAGCAGGTCGTGGACAATCTGCTCAGCAACGCGGTGAAATACTCGCCGCCCGGTTCGCGGATCACGGTCGTGCTGCATGGCGACGGACGCGAGTGCAGTTTCGGGGTGAAGGACCAGGGGCCGGGCATTCCGGAGAACGAACGCGACCGGCTGTTCAAGGATTTTGGCCGGCTGTCGGTGAAGCCGACGGGCGGCGAGAAGAGCACCGGGTTGGGCCTCGCCATCTGCCGCAAGATCACTGAGGCTCATCACGGTTCGATCACGGCCGCCAACCTCCCCGGGGGCGGCTGTGAGTTTCGCGTCACGCTTCCCCTCCCCGCATGA
- a CDS encoding response regulator transcription factor, which translates to MNFAGVILLVDDEPHIRKYVSLILKQIGALNLVEASNGEEAVAAFEASKPDLVLLDISMPLVDGLETLRRLKAIDPECVVVMLTSIVNRQSIDEALALGAANYIRKDTPKEEIAQALTETIQSYFELE; encoded by the coding sequence ATGAACTTCGCAGGCGTCATCCTGCTCGTCGACGACGAGCCGCATATTCGGAAATATGTTTCGCTGATCCTGAAACAGATTGGCGCCCTCAATCTGGTCGAAGCCAGCAATGGCGAGGAGGCGGTGGCCGCATTTGAAGCGTCCAAGCCCGATCTTGTGCTGCTCGACATCAGCATGCCCCTGGTGGACGGATTGGAGACCCTCCGCCGGTTGAAGGCCATCGATCCGGAATGCGTGGTCGTCATGCTCACCTCCATCGTGAACCGTCAGAGCATCGACGAGGCGCTCGCGCTCGGCGCGGCCAACTACATTCGCAAAGACACGCCCAAGGAAGAGATCGCCCAAGCGCTCACCGAAACGATCCAGAGCTATTTTGAGCTCGAATAA
- a CDS encoding GspE/PulE family protein translates to MSNPRSSTFLTAIRNRPNFDYTQELAALVERHGVGVELVEALIDEKILPKEDVCKSWADSLGVAYVDPFASVITDEAVERIPVEIARKTRAIGLYVVQGVLTVALATPLETELVKRLGQIAQMPISPVFALPREIEDAISIHYCTEKNLEESLNELESSSLFDKPDLVGDKLAALAENNSLTQILDEIIYFALRERATDIHIEAQETQSRIRFRIDGNLREILTYSRKLHRAVVSRLKILCGLNISESRFPQDGRFSMPIGSQSANFRVSTIPSAYGEKAVVRILALTGKKSMLTLDKMMISQTVLQPFKRLIQNPNGIIFVTGPTGSGKTTTLYAALHEINSPDLNISTIEDPIEIQLPGVTQTQVNAHIDLKFATILRALMRQDPDAILIGEIRDLETAKIATEAALTGHIVFATLHTNTAAQAIVRLIEIGVEPYMVAPTVIGVLAQRLAARICDNCKEAYYPTRDVLRRYFADEGLTDVPFYRGRGCTACRGTGYKGRVAFHELVLITEEIRTLIAEGKSAQEITRAAAKVGYKPLRYDGLKKVLLGLTTIEEIDRNTSFEWSA, encoded by the coding sequence GTGTCAAACCCAAGAAGTAGCACCTTTCTCACGGCCATTCGCAACCGGCCGAACTTCGACTACACGCAGGAGCTCGCGGCGCTGGTCGAACGCCACGGCGTCGGCGTCGAGCTCGTGGAAGCGCTGATCGACGAGAAGATCCTGCCGAAGGAGGATGTCTGCAAATCCTGGGCCGACTCGCTCGGCGTGGCCTATGTCGATCCTTTTGCCTCGGTGATTACGGACGAAGCCGTGGAGCGGATACCGGTGGAAATCGCGCGCAAGACCCGCGCGATCGGCCTGTATGTGGTGCAGGGCGTCCTGACCGTGGCCCTGGCCACGCCACTCGAGACCGAACTGGTCAAGCGGCTCGGCCAGATCGCGCAGATGCCGATCAGCCCGGTCTTCGCTCTGCCCCGCGAAATCGAAGACGCCATCTCGATCCACTACTGCACGGAGAAAAACCTCGAGGAAAGCCTGAACGAGCTCGAGAGCTCGAGCTTGTTCGACAAGCCGGACTTGGTCGGCGACAAGCTCGCGGCGCTGGCAGAAAACAACTCCCTGACGCAGATCCTCGACGAGATCATCTACTTTGCGCTCCGCGAGCGCGCGACGGACATCCATATCGAGGCGCAGGAGACGCAGAGCCGGATCCGCTTCCGCATCGACGGCAACCTGCGCGAGATCCTCACCTATTCGCGCAAGCTGCACCGCGCCGTCGTCTCCCGGCTGAAAATCCTCTGCGGCCTGAACATTTCGGAGTCGCGCTTTCCCCAGGACGGCCGGTTTTCGATGCCGATCGGCAGCCAGTCCGCGAACTTTCGCGTCTCGACGATTCCCTCCGCCTACGGCGAGAAGGCGGTCGTCCGCATCCTCGCGCTGACCGGCAAGAAATCGATGCTCACGCTGGACAAGATGATGATCTCCCAGACCGTCCTCCAGCCGTTCAAGCGCCTCATCCAGAATCCGAACGGGATCATCTTCGTCACGGGCCCGACGGGCTCGGGCAAAACGACCACGCTTTACGCCGCGCTGCACGAGATCAACTCGCCCGACCTCAACATTTCCACAATCGAGGACCCCATCGAGATCCAGCTTCCGGGCGTCACGCAGACGCAGGTCAACGCCCACATCGACCTCAAGTTCGCCACCATCCTGCGCGCGTTGATGCGCCAGGACCCGGACGCGATCCTGATCGGCGAGATCCGCGACTTGGAAACGGCCAAGATCGCGACCGAAGCCGCGCTCACCGGCCACATCGTCTTTGCCACACTGCACACGAACACGGCGGCGCAAGCGATTGTGCGGCTGATCGAGATCGGCGTGGAGCCCTACATGGTCGCGCCCACGGTTATCGGCGTGCTCGCGCAGCGACTCGCCGCCCGGATCTGCGACAACTGCAAGGAAGCGTATTACCCGACACGCGACGTGCTGCGCCGCTATTTTGCCGACGAAGGACTCACCGACGTGCCGTTCTACCGGGGGCGCGGCTGCACCGCGTGCCGCGGCACCGGCTACAAGGGCCGCGTGGCTTTTCACGAACTGGTGCTGATCACGGAGGAGATCCGCACCCTGATCGCAGAAGGCAAGAGCGCGCAGGAAATCACCCGCGCGGCCGCGAAAGTCGGCTACAAGCCTTTGCGCTACGACGGGCTCAAGAAGGTGCTGCTGGGCCTCACGACGATCGAGGAGATCGATCGCAACACCTCATTCGAGTGGTCGGCGTAG
- a CDS encoding Hpt domain-containing protein — MADLPVIDQQSIQNLRELNPGDNDEFLREIVGIYLEDTPLRLTELEQSLAAGEVPKFTRAAHSIKGSSANVGAMLVRGVAETLEHQSAKEGLDHVAPLLANLKAEFARAREALVALTAR, encoded by the coding sequence ATGGCCGACCTCCCCGTAATCGACCAGCAGTCGATCCAGAATCTTCGCGAACTCAATCCCGGGGATAACGACGAATTCTTGCGCGAGATCGTCGGCATCTATCTCGAAGACACCCCGCTCCGCCTCACGGAGCTGGAGCAGAGTCTGGCTGCCGGCGAGGTACCGAAATTCACGCGCGCCGCCCACAGCATCAAGGGCAGCTCCGCCAACGTCGGCGCGATGCTCGTCCGCGGCGTGGCCGAGACGCTGGAGCATCAATCGGCCAAGGAAGGGTTGGATCACGTGGCTCCACTGCTCGCGAATCTCAAGGCGGAATTCGCCCGCGCCAGGGAAGCGCTGGTCGCACTGACCGCGCGCTGA
- the mdoH gene encoding glucans biosynthesis glucosyltransferase MdoH → MRSAPHDRMTAARLNRRRFMFFSSVFGLTSVATWFMADLLWRGGLTGVELTLLVLFVILFAQIAVGFCTALAGFYVINRGGDSRRITATLARGEEGPLASTAIVMPVFNEDVSRVFEGLRVVFRSVQETKKLEHFDFFILSDSNEPSQWIVEEVAWIELCKQVGGFGKIFYRKRVNQINKKAGNVADFLRRWGRNYRYMVVLDADSIMTGRALVELVALMEKNPGVGIIQTAPRIVNGETLYARVQSFANRVYSPLFLAGLNYWQQHEGNYWGHNAIIRVQPFMEHCSLPDLPGSEPFGGRILSHDFVEAALMRRAGWGVWLAHDIEGSYEEGPPTLIDSAKRDRRWSQGNMQHAWLLTARGFRPANRFHLFMGVMAYLSSPLWLLFMLISSINVFDLVSSGEARELRPQDYTSIFGYELEVPEALTLFIFTMLLLFLPKIVSILALLSRREEVESYGGRVRFVISALLEMASSVLLAPINMMFNSKFVLFTLLGQGVSWVPQKRGAEDDGTDWREAIITHGGHTLFGLVWGLSALILLPEFFWWLSPVLAGLVLSIPLSILLSKASFGRRARELGLFLAPEETQPAYELRRLRQNLAECYRHLQPIEPLRADYGLMQAVLDPYINAMHVALLRQRRSSEEAREWFSQLRRRLLHEGPQTISTKEKMALLLDAESMIWLHRELWSCPAGALAEWWRLAMRQYNVLTTTPTTALYR, encoded by the coding sequence ATGCGCTCGGCTCCCCACGATCGAATGACCGCCGCCCGGCTCAACCGGCGGCGCTTCATGTTTTTCTCGAGCGTCTTCGGGCTCACCAGCGTGGCGACGTGGTTCATGGCCGACCTGCTGTGGCGGGGTGGGCTCACGGGCGTCGAGCTGACGCTGCTCGTGCTGTTCGTGATCCTGTTCGCGCAAATCGCGGTGGGCTTCTGCACCGCGCTGGCGGGATTTTACGTGATCAATCGCGGCGGCGACAGCCGGCGGATCACGGCGACGCTGGCGCGCGGCGAAGAGGGGCCGCTGGCGTCGACCGCGATCGTCATGCCTGTCTTCAACGAGGACGTGAGCCGGGTTTTTGAAGGGCTGCGGGTGGTCTTCCGTTCGGTGCAGGAGACGAAGAAGCTCGAGCACTTCGATTTTTTCATCCTCAGCGATTCCAACGAGCCGTCGCAATGGATCGTCGAGGAGGTGGCCTGGATCGAACTCTGCAAGCAGGTCGGCGGCTTCGGGAAGATTTTTTACCGGAAGCGCGTCAATCAGATCAACAAGAAGGCCGGCAACGTCGCGGACTTCCTGCGGCGCTGGGGGCGCAACTATCGCTACATGGTCGTGCTCGACGCCGATTCGATCATGACCGGGCGGGCGTTGGTGGAGCTGGTGGCGTTGATGGAAAAAAATCCGGGAGTCGGCATCATCCAGACGGCGCCGCGGATCGTGAATGGCGAGACGCTCTATGCGCGGGTGCAATCGTTCGCCAACCGCGTCTACAGCCCGCTGTTTCTGGCCGGGCTGAACTATTGGCAGCAGCACGAAGGCAACTACTGGGGCCACAACGCGATCATCCGGGTGCAGCCGTTCATGGAGCATTGTTCACTGCCGGATCTGCCCGGCAGCGAGCCGTTCGGCGGCCGCATCCTCTCGCACGATTTTGTCGAAGCGGCGTTGATGCGGCGGGCGGGTTGGGGCGTGTGGCTGGCGCACGACATCGAGGGTAGCTATGAAGAGGGGCCGCCCACGCTGATCGACAGCGCAAAGCGCGACCGGCGCTGGTCGCAGGGCAATATGCAGCACGCGTGGCTGCTGACGGCGCGCGGTTTCCGGCCGGCGAACCGGTTTCACCTTTTCATGGGCGTGATGGCGTATTTGTCGTCGCCGCTTTGGCTGCTGTTCATGCTGATCAGCTCGATCAACGTCTTCGATCTGGTGAGCAGCGGCGAGGCGCGCGAGCTGCGGCCACAGGACTACACGTCAATCTTCGGCTACGAACTCGAGGTGCCGGAGGCGCTCACGCTTTTCATCTTCACGATGCTGCTGCTGTTCCTGCCGAAGATCGTGAGCATCCTCGCGCTGCTCAGCCGGCGCGAGGAGGTCGAGAGCTACGGCGGCCGGGTGCGGTTCGTGATCAGCGCGCTGCTGGAAATGGCGAGCTCCGTGCTGCTGGCGCCGATCAACATGATGTTCAATTCCAAGTTCGTGCTGTTCACCCTGCTCGGACAGGGCGTGAGCTGGGTGCCGCAGAAGCGCGGCGCCGAGGACGACGGCACCGACTGGCGCGAGGCGATCATCACTCACGGCGGCCATACGCTGTTCGGACTGGTGTGGGGACTCTCGGCGTTGATCCTGCTGCCGGAATTTTTCTGGTGGCTCAGTCCGGTGCTGGCGGGCCTGGTGCTCTCGATCCCGCTCTCGATTTTGCTGAGCAAGGCGAGCTTCGGCCGGCGCGCGCGCGAGCTGGGCCTGTTCCTCGCGCCGGAGGAGACGCAGCCGGCCTACGAGCTCCGGCGGCTGCGGCAGAACCTCGCGGAGTGCTACCGGCACTTGCAGCCGATCGAACCGTTGCGCGCCGACTACGGCCTGATGCAGGCGGTGCTGGATCCCTACATCAATGCGATGCACGTGGCGTTGCTGCGGCAGCGACGCTCGAGCGAGGAGGCCCGGGAATGGTTTTCGCAGCTCCGCCGGCGGCTGTTGCACGAAGGCCCCCAGACCATCTCGACGAAGGAAAAAATGGCGCTGCTGCTCGATGCCGAATCGATGATCTGGCTCCATCGCGAGCTGTGGAGTTGTCCGGCTGGAGCGCTCGCAGAATGGTGGCGGCTGGCGATGCGCCAGTACAACGTGCTCACCACGACGCCGACGACCGCGTTGTATCGGTGA